A window of Primulina huaijiensis isolate GDHJ02 chromosome 9, ASM1229523v2, whole genome shotgun sequence contains these coding sequences:
- the LOC140984610 gene encoding uncharacterized protein isoform X3, with product MSGFGISEFEDSLWDEFFQFDQMVPNDGLECSNDHFPWHDNLRYTLCEVNCNSSHSENGSVSRCAHLGRKQGGCSSLHDKCSSMSDTDSWSCKRSAMFPFSSESDLMDESSSVAFDDTRSSCCDFKINSADSQGGNFPENVTYLADRRTPVDNQSETTHQESSFDSFENIDSADFFSGVCPDVQSFEDVEMLFSPDSAFGVGVDKDELSWLSPDNDEGGFGFEFSCAKSSMDANMSVDRDSLKSYLADDPVMSSAPIKFGDSSCTLGKSDSNIPFVIVPAIVADSKDGFIPRHERVGINDTLHPSISTNSRSKTNSGGAIDEPKKQYKPLNQLKGIRKKHNSGKDSCRNLSNLPIKFIQLHSAATSYEDPSAHLQPQQKQALGLLNRFSSAPLEKSNLPDQTSANQSPSAVKCKAGIEEIEKQHNNQGNQSSVNNSLKDANIMEQTYENGSPSVEKQVHLCGDKIKDTIDADGVSVVNPSKLGSSIVQESSTRSLDEISPEAASFCQLQLVMEWLDFRTRLSIRDGLYRLAQGAEQRHDHVNLCYSSGDGKTSSGLLIAEETNKGTRFPNMEAGSNPIDRSIAHLLFHRPSNSCAIPAHD from the exons ATGTCAGGCTTTGGCATATCTGAG TTCGAAGACTCGCTTTGGGATGAATTTTTTCAGTTTGATCAAATGGTGCCCAATGACGGGTTGGAATGTTCcaatgatcatttcccatggcATGACAACCTGAGATATACTCTGTGTGAGGTAAATTGTAATTCAAGTCATTCCGAGAATGGATCTGTTTCTAGATGCGCCCATCTGGGAAGAAAACAGGGTGGATGTTCAAGTCTGCATGATAAATGCAGTTCTATGTCAGATACAGATTCATGGTCCTGTAAACGAAGTGCCATGTTTCCTTTTTCATCTGAAAGTGACTTGATGGACGAATCATCAAGTGTAGCGTTTGATGATACCAGGTCATCATGCTGTGATTTTAAAATCAATAGTGCAGATTCCCAGGGTGGTAACTTTCCCGAGAATGTGACCTATCTCGCTGACAGGAGAACCCCTGTGGATAACCAATCTGAAACAACTCACCAAGAAAGTAGTTTCGATTCTTTTGAGAACATAGATTCTGCTGATTTCTTCTCTGGTGTTTGTCCCGATGTACAAAGCTTTGAAGATGTTGAGATGCTATTTAG TCCCGATTCAGCATTTGGTGTTGGAGTCGATAAAGATGAGTTGAGTTGGTTATCACCAGATAATGATGAAGGAGGATTTGGATTCGAGTTTTCATGTGCCAAGTCAAGTATGGATGCAAATATGTCAGTAGACAGAGACTCCTTAAAGAGCTATTTGGCCGATGATCCTGTCATGTCAAGTGCACCCATTAAGTTCGGAGACAGTTCTTGTACGTTGGGGAAATCCGATTCCAATATTCCTTTTGTCATTGTACCTGCTATAGTTGCTGATAGCAAGGATGGATTCATCCCTAGACATGAG AGGGTAGGAATCAACGATACACTCCATCCAAGCATTTCGACTAACAGTCGTTCCAAAACCAACAGTGGTGGAGCG ATTGATGAACCTAAAAAGCAGTACAAGCCACTGAACCAGCTGAAGGGCATTAGAAAAAAACATAATTCTGGTAAAGATAGTTGCAGAAATCTGAGTAACCTTCCAATTAAATTCATTCAACTTCATTCTGCGGCCACTTCTTATGAGGATCCATCCGCACACTTGCAACCGCAACAGAAGCAAGCTCTGGGTTTATTGAATCGATTCTCTAGTGCGCCATTAGAGAAAAGTAATTTACCAGATCAGACTTCAGCAAATCAATCACCCTCTGCTGTCAAATGTAAGG CAGGGATTGAAGAGATAGAAAAACAACATAACAATCAAGGTAATCAATCTTCTGTGAACAATAGTCTTAAAGATGCAAATATAATGGAGCAGACCTATGAAAATGGTTCTCCATCAGTAGAGAAGCAAGTCCATCTTTGTGGAGACAAAATTAAAGATACTATTGATGCTGATGGAGTCAGCGTGGTGAATCCGTCGAAATTAGGCTCTTCAATTGTACAAGAAAGCTCGACGCGGAGTTTGGATGAAATTTCCCCAGAAGCAGCTAGTTTTTGCCAGCTTCAGCTCGTCATGGAATGG TTGGATTTCAGAACAAGGCTGAGCATAAGGGATGGTTTGTACCGTTTGGCTCAGGGTGCCGAACAGAGGCATGACCATGTAAATCTATGTTATAGTTCCGGAGATGGAAAAACTTCCAGTGGATTACTCATCGCTGAAGAAACGAATAA GGGCACCAGATTTCCAAATATGGAAGCAGGTTCAAATCCTATTGATCGTTCAATAGCACACTTGTTGTTTCACCGTCCATCAAATTCATGCGCAATACCTGCTCACGACTAG
- the LOC140984610 gene encoding uncharacterized protein isoform X1, producing the protein MSGFGISEFEDSLWDEFFQFDQMVPNDGLECSNDHFPWHDNLRYTLCEVNCNSSHSENGSVSRCAHLGRKQGGCSSLHDKCSSMSDTDSWSCKRSAMFPFSSESDLMDESSSVAFDDTRSSCCDFKINSADSQGGNFPENVTYLADRRTPVDNQSETTHQESSFDSFENIDSADFFSGVCPDVQSFEDVEMLFRSPDSAFGVGVDKDELSWLSPDNDEGGFGFEFSCAKSSMDANMSVDRDSLKSYLADDPVMSSAPIKFGDSSCTLGKSDSNIPFVIVPAIVADSKDGFIPRHERVGINDTLHPSISTNSRSKTNSGGAIDEPKKQYKPLNQLKGIRKKHNSGKDSCRNLSNLPIKFIQLHSAATSYEDPSAHLQPQQKQALGLLNRFSSAPLEKSNLPDQTSANQSPSAVKCKAGIEEIEKQHNNQGNQSSVNNSLKDANIMEQTYENGSPSVEKQVHLCGDKIKDTIDADGVSVVNPSKLGSSIVQESSTRSLDEISPEAASFCQLQLVMEWLDFRTRLSIRDGLYRLAQGAEQRHDHVNLCYSSGDGKTSSGLLIAEETNKGTRFPNMEAGSNPIDRSIAHLLFHRPSNSCAIPAHD; encoded by the exons ATGTCAGGCTTTGGCATATCTGAG TTCGAAGACTCGCTTTGGGATGAATTTTTTCAGTTTGATCAAATGGTGCCCAATGACGGGTTGGAATGTTCcaatgatcatttcccatggcATGACAACCTGAGATATACTCTGTGTGAGGTAAATTGTAATTCAAGTCATTCCGAGAATGGATCTGTTTCTAGATGCGCCCATCTGGGAAGAAAACAGGGTGGATGTTCAAGTCTGCATGATAAATGCAGTTCTATGTCAGATACAGATTCATGGTCCTGTAAACGAAGTGCCATGTTTCCTTTTTCATCTGAAAGTGACTTGATGGACGAATCATCAAGTGTAGCGTTTGATGATACCAGGTCATCATGCTGTGATTTTAAAATCAATAGTGCAGATTCCCAGGGTGGTAACTTTCCCGAGAATGTGACCTATCTCGCTGACAGGAGAACCCCTGTGGATAACCAATCTGAAACAACTCACCAAGAAAGTAGTTTCGATTCTTTTGAGAACATAGATTCTGCTGATTTCTTCTCTGGTGTTTGTCCCGATGTACAAAGCTTTGAAGATGTTGAGATGCTATTTAG AAGTCCCGATTCAGCATTTGGTGTTGGAGTCGATAAAGATGAGTTGAGTTGGTTATCACCAGATAATGATGAAGGAGGATTTGGATTCGAGTTTTCATGTGCCAAGTCAAGTATGGATGCAAATATGTCAGTAGACAGAGACTCCTTAAAGAGCTATTTGGCCGATGATCCTGTCATGTCAAGTGCACCCATTAAGTTCGGAGACAGTTCTTGTACGTTGGGGAAATCCGATTCCAATATTCCTTTTGTCATTGTACCTGCTATAGTTGCTGATAGCAAGGATGGATTCATCCCTAGACATGAG AGGGTAGGAATCAACGATACACTCCATCCAAGCATTTCGACTAACAGTCGTTCCAAAACCAACAGTGGTGGAGCG ATTGATGAACCTAAAAAGCAGTACAAGCCACTGAACCAGCTGAAGGGCATTAGAAAAAAACATAATTCTGGTAAAGATAGTTGCAGAAATCTGAGTAACCTTCCAATTAAATTCATTCAACTTCATTCTGCGGCCACTTCTTATGAGGATCCATCCGCACACTTGCAACCGCAACAGAAGCAAGCTCTGGGTTTATTGAATCGATTCTCTAGTGCGCCATTAGAGAAAAGTAATTTACCAGATCAGACTTCAGCAAATCAATCACCCTCTGCTGTCAAATGTAAGG CAGGGATTGAAGAGATAGAAAAACAACATAACAATCAAGGTAATCAATCTTCTGTGAACAATAGTCTTAAAGATGCAAATATAATGGAGCAGACCTATGAAAATGGTTCTCCATCAGTAGAGAAGCAAGTCCATCTTTGTGGAGACAAAATTAAAGATACTATTGATGCTGATGGAGTCAGCGTGGTGAATCCGTCGAAATTAGGCTCTTCAATTGTACAAGAAAGCTCGACGCGGAGTTTGGATGAAATTTCCCCAGAAGCAGCTAGTTTTTGCCAGCTTCAGCTCGTCATGGAATGG TTGGATTTCAGAACAAGGCTGAGCATAAGGGATGGTTTGTACCGTTTGGCTCAGGGTGCCGAACAGAGGCATGACCATGTAAATCTATGTTATAGTTCCGGAGATGGAAAAACTTCCAGTGGATTACTCATCGCTGAAGAAACGAATAA GGGCACCAGATTTCCAAATATGGAAGCAGGTTCAAATCCTATTGATCGTTCAATAGCACACTTGTTGTTTCACCGTCCATCAAATTCATGCGCAATACCTGCTCACGACTAG
- the LOC140984610 gene encoding uncharacterized protein isoform X4 produces the protein MSGFGISEFEDSLWDEFFQFDQMVPNDGLECSNDHFPWHDNLRYTLCEVNCNSSHSENGSVSRCAHLGRKQGGCSSLHDKCSSMSDTDSWSCKRSAMFPFSSESDLMDESSSVAFDDTRSSCCDFKINSADSQGGNFPENVTYLADRRTPVDNQSETTHQESSFDSFENIDSADFFSGVCPDVQSFEDVEMLFRSPDSAFGVGVDKDELSWLSPDNDEGGFGFEFSCAKSSMDANMSVDRDSLKSYLADDPVMSSAPIKFGDSSCTLGKSDSNIPFVIVPAIVADSKDGFIPRHERVGINDTLHPSISTNSRSKTNSGGAIDEPKKQYKPLNQLKGIRKKHNSGKDSCRNLSNLPIKFIQLHSAATSYEDPSAHLQPQQKQALGLLNRFSSAPLEKSNLPDQTSANQSPSAVKSGIEEIEKQHNNQGNQSSVNNSLKDANIMEQTYENGSPSVEKQVHLCGDKIKDTIDADGVSVVNPSKLGSSIVQESSTRSLDEISPEAASFCQLQLVMEWLDFRTRLSIRDGLYRLAQGAEQRHDHVNLCYSSGDGKTSSGLLIAEETNKGTRFPNMEAGSNPIDRSIAHLLFHRPSNSCAIPAHD, from the exons ATGTCAGGCTTTGGCATATCTGAG TTCGAAGACTCGCTTTGGGATGAATTTTTTCAGTTTGATCAAATGGTGCCCAATGACGGGTTGGAATGTTCcaatgatcatttcccatggcATGACAACCTGAGATATACTCTGTGTGAGGTAAATTGTAATTCAAGTCATTCCGAGAATGGATCTGTTTCTAGATGCGCCCATCTGGGAAGAAAACAGGGTGGATGTTCAAGTCTGCATGATAAATGCAGTTCTATGTCAGATACAGATTCATGGTCCTGTAAACGAAGTGCCATGTTTCCTTTTTCATCTGAAAGTGACTTGATGGACGAATCATCAAGTGTAGCGTTTGATGATACCAGGTCATCATGCTGTGATTTTAAAATCAATAGTGCAGATTCCCAGGGTGGTAACTTTCCCGAGAATGTGACCTATCTCGCTGACAGGAGAACCCCTGTGGATAACCAATCTGAAACAACTCACCAAGAAAGTAGTTTCGATTCTTTTGAGAACATAGATTCTGCTGATTTCTTCTCTGGTGTTTGTCCCGATGTACAAAGCTTTGAAGATGTTGAGATGCTATTTAG AAGTCCCGATTCAGCATTTGGTGTTGGAGTCGATAAAGATGAGTTGAGTTGGTTATCACCAGATAATGATGAAGGAGGATTTGGATTCGAGTTTTCATGTGCCAAGTCAAGTATGGATGCAAATATGTCAGTAGACAGAGACTCCTTAAAGAGCTATTTGGCCGATGATCCTGTCATGTCAAGTGCACCCATTAAGTTCGGAGACAGTTCTTGTACGTTGGGGAAATCCGATTCCAATATTCCTTTTGTCATTGTACCTGCTATAGTTGCTGATAGCAAGGATGGATTCATCCCTAGACATGAG AGGGTAGGAATCAACGATACACTCCATCCAAGCATTTCGACTAACAGTCGTTCCAAAACCAACAGTGGTGGAGCG ATTGATGAACCTAAAAAGCAGTACAAGCCACTGAACCAGCTGAAGGGCATTAGAAAAAAACATAATTCTGGTAAAGATAGTTGCAGAAATCTGAGTAACCTTCCAATTAAATTCATTCAACTTCATTCTGCGGCCACTTCTTATGAGGATCCATCCGCACACTTGCAACCGCAACAGAAGCAAGCTCTGGGTTTATTGAATCGATTCTCTAGTGCGCCATTAGAGAAAAGTAATTTACCAGATCAGACTTCAGCAAATCAATCACCCTCTGCTGTCAAAT CAGGGATTGAAGAGATAGAAAAACAACATAACAATCAAGGTAATCAATCTTCTGTGAACAATAGTCTTAAAGATGCAAATATAATGGAGCAGACCTATGAAAATGGTTCTCCATCAGTAGAGAAGCAAGTCCATCTTTGTGGAGACAAAATTAAAGATACTATTGATGCTGATGGAGTCAGCGTGGTGAATCCGTCGAAATTAGGCTCTTCAATTGTACAAGAAAGCTCGACGCGGAGTTTGGATGAAATTTCCCCAGAAGCAGCTAGTTTTTGCCAGCTTCAGCTCGTCATGGAATGG TTGGATTTCAGAACAAGGCTGAGCATAAGGGATGGTTTGTACCGTTTGGCTCAGGGTGCCGAACAGAGGCATGACCATGTAAATCTATGTTATAGTTCCGGAGATGGAAAAACTTCCAGTGGATTACTCATCGCTGAAGAAACGAATAA GGGCACCAGATTTCCAAATATGGAAGCAGGTTCAAATCCTATTGATCGTTCAATAGCACACTTGTTGTTTCACCGTCCATCAAATTCATGCGCAATACCTGCTCACGACTAG
- the LOC140984610 gene encoding uncharacterized protein isoform X6: MKFEDSLWDEFFQFDQMVPNDGLECSNDHFPWHDNLRYTLCEVNCNSSHSENGSVSRCAHLGRKQGGCSSLHDKCSSMSDTDSWSCKRSAMFPFSSESDLMDESSSVAFDDTRSSCCDFKINSADSQGGNFPENVTYLADRRTPVDNQSETTHQESSFDSFENIDSADFFSGVCPDVQSFEDVEMLFRSPDSAFGVGVDKDELSWLSPDNDEGGFGFEFSCAKSSMDANMSVDRDSLKSYLADDPVMSSAPIKFGDSSCTLGKSDSNIPFVIVPAIVADSKDGFIPRHERVGINDTLHPSISTNSRSKTNSGGAIDEPKKQYKPLNQLKGIRKKHNSGKDSCRNLSNLPIKFIQLHSAATSYEDPSAHLQPQQKQALGLLNRFSSAPLEKSNLPDQTSANQSPSAVKCKAGIEEIEKQHNNQGNQSSVNNSLKDANIMEQTYENGSPSVEKQVHLCGDKIKDTIDADGVSVVNPSKLGSSIVQESSTRSLDEISPEAASFCQLQLVMEWLDFRTRLSIRDGLYRLAQGAEQRHDHVNLCYSSGDGKTSSGLLIAEETNKGTRFPNMEAGSNPIDRSIAHLLFHRPSNSCAIPAHD; encoded by the exons ATGAAG TTCGAAGACTCGCTTTGGGATGAATTTTTTCAGTTTGATCAAATGGTGCCCAATGACGGGTTGGAATGTTCcaatgatcatttcccatggcATGACAACCTGAGATATACTCTGTGTGAGGTAAATTGTAATTCAAGTCATTCCGAGAATGGATCTGTTTCTAGATGCGCCCATCTGGGAAGAAAACAGGGTGGATGTTCAAGTCTGCATGATAAATGCAGTTCTATGTCAGATACAGATTCATGGTCCTGTAAACGAAGTGCCATGTTTCCTTTTTCATCTGAAAGTGACTTGATGGACGAATCATCAAGTGTAGCGTTTGATGATACCAGGTCATCATGCTGTGATTTTAAAATCAATAGTGCAGATTCCCAGGGTGGTAACTTTCCCGAGAATGTGACCTATCTCGCTGACAGGAGAACCCCTGTGGATAACCAATCTGAAACAACTCACCAAGAAAGTAGTTTCGATTCTTTTGAGAACATAGATTCTGCTGATTTCTTCTCTGGTGTTTGTCCCGATGTACAAAGCTTTGAAGATGTTGAGATGCTATTTAG AAGTCCCGATTCAGCATTTGGTGTTGGAGTCGATAAAGATGAGTTGAGTTGGTTATCACCAGATAATGATGAAGGAGGATTTGGATTCGAGTTTTCATGTGCCAAGTCAAGTATGGATGCAAATATGTCAGTAGACAGAGACTCCTTAAAGAGCTATTTGGCCGATGATCCTGTCATGTCAAGTGCACCCATTAAGTTCGGAGACAGTTCTTGTACGTTGGGGAAATCCGATTCCAATATTCCTTTTGTCATTGTACCTGCTATAGTTGCTGATAGCAAGGATGGATTCATCCCTAGACATGAG AGGGTAGGAATCAACGATACACTCCATCCAAGCATTTCGACTAACAGTCGTTCCAAAACCAACAGTGGTGGAGCG ATTGATGAACCTAAAAAGCAGTACAAGCCACTGAACCAGCTGAAGGGCATTAGAAAAAAACATAATTCTGGTAAAGATAGTTGCAGAAATCTGAGTAACCTTCCAATTAAATTCATTCAACTTCATTCTGCGGCCACTTCTTATGAGGATCCATCCGCACACTTGCAACCGCAACAGAAGCAAGCTCTGGGTTTATTGAATCGATTCTCTAGTGCGCCATTAGAGAAAAGTAATTTACCAGATCAGACTTCAGCAAATCAATCACCCTCTGCTGTCAAATGTAAGG CAGGGATTGAAGAGATAGAAAAACAACATAACAATCAAGGTAATCAATCTTCTGTGAACAATAGTCTTAAAGATGCAAATATAATGGAGCAGACCTATGAAAATGGTTCTCCATCAGTAGAGAAGCAAGTCCATCTTTGTGGAGACAAAATTAAAGATACTATTGATGCTGATGGAGTCAGCGTGGTGAATCCGTCGAAATTAGGCTCTTCAATTGTACAAGAAAGCTCGACGCGGAGTTTGGATGAAATTTCCCCAGAAGCAGCTAGTTTTTGCCAGCTTCAGCTCGTCATGGAATGG TTGGATTTCAGAACAAGGCTGAGCATAAGGGATGGTTTGTACCGTTTGGCTCAGGGTGCCGAACAGAGGCATGACCATGTAAATCTATGTTATAGTTCCGGAGATGGAAAAACTTCCAGTGGATTACTCATCGCTGAAGAAACGAATAA GGGCACCAGATTTCCAAATATGGAAGCAGGTTCAAATCCTATTGATCGTTCAATAGCACACTTGTTGTTTCACCGTCCATCAAATTCATGCGCAATACCTGCTCACGACTAG
- the LOC140984610 gene encoding uncharacterized protein isoform X5, protein MSGFGISEFEDSLWDEFFQFDQMVPNDGLECSNDHFPWHDNLRYTLCEVNCNSSHSENGSVSRCAHLGRKQGGCSSLHDKCSSMSDTDSWSCKRSAMFPFSSESDLMDESSSVAFDDTRSSCCDFKINSADSQGGNFPENVTYLADRRTPVDNQSETTHQESSFDSFENIDSADFFSGVCPDVQSFEDVEMLFRSPDSAFGVGVDKDELSWLSPDNDEGGFGFEFSCAKSSMDANMSVDRDSLKSYLADDPVMSSAPIKFGDSSCTLGKSDSNIPFVIVPAIVADSKDGFIPRHERVGINDTLHPSISTNSRSKTNSGGAIDEPKKQYKPLNQLKGIRKKHNSGKDSCRNLSNLPIKFIQLHSAATSYEDPSAHLQPQQKQALGLLNRFSSAPLEKSNLPDQTSANQSPSAVKWIEEIEKQHNNQGNQSSVNNSLKDANIMEQTYENGSPSVEKQVHLCGDKIKDTIDADGVSVVNPSKLGSSIVQESSTRSLDEISPEAASFCQLQLVMEWLDFRTRLSIRDGLYRLAQGAEQRHDHVNLCYSSGDGKTSSGLLIAEETNKGTRFPNMEAGSNPIDRSIAHLLFHRPSNSCAIPAHD, encoded by the exons ATGTCAGGCTTTGGCATATCTGAG TTCGAAGACTCGCTTTGGGATGAATTTTTTCAGTTTGATCAAATGGTGCCCAATGACGGGTTGGAATGTTCcaatgatcatttcccatggcATGACAACCTGAGATATACTCTGTGTGAGGTAAATTGTAATTCAAGTCATTCCGAGAATGGATCTGTTTCTAGATGCGCCCATCTGGGAAGAAAACAGGGTGGATGTTCAAGTCTGCATGATAAATGCAGTTCTATGTCAGATACAGATTCATGGTCCTGTAAACGAAGTGCCATGTTTCCTTTTTCATCTGAAAGTGACTTGATGGACGAATCATCAAGTGTAGCGTTTGATGATACCAGGTCATCATGCTGTGATTTTAAAATCAATAGTGCAGATTCCCAGGGTGGTAACTTTCCCGAGAATGTGACCTATCTCGCTGACAGGAGAACCCCTGTGGATAACCAATCTGAAACAACTCACCAAGAAAGTAGTTTCGATTCTTTTGAGAACATAGATTCTGCTGATTTCTTCTCTGGTGTTTGTCCCGATGTACAAAGCTTTGAAGATGTTGAGATGCTATTTAG AAGTCCCGATTCAGCATTTGGTGTTGGAGTCGATAAAGATGAGTTGAGTTGGTTATCACCAGATAATGATGAAGGAGGATTTGGATTCGAGTTTTCATGTGCCAAGTCAAGTATGGATGCAAATATGTCAGTAGACAGAGACTCCTTAAAGAGCTATTTGGCCGATGATCCTGTCATGTCAAGTGCACCCATTAAGTTCGGAGACAGTTCTTGTACGTTGGGGAAATCCGATTCCAATATTCCTTTTGTCATTGTACCTGCTATAGTTGCTGATAGCAAGGATGGATTCATCCCTAGACATGAG AGGGTAGGAATCAACGATACACTCCATCCAAGCATTTCGACTAACAGTCGTTCCAAAACCAACAGTGGTGGAGCG ATTGATGAACCTAAAAAGCAGTACAAGCCACTGAACCAGCTGAAGGGCATTAGAAAAAAACATAATTCTGGTAAAGATAGTTGCAGAAATCTGAGTAACCTTCCAATTAAATTCATTCAACTTCATTCTGCGGCCACTTCTTATGAGGATCCATCCGCACACTTGCAACCGCAACAGAAGCAAGCTCTGGGTTTATTGAATCGATTCTCTAGTGCGCCATTAGAGAAAAGTAATTTACCAGATCAGACTTCAGCAAATCAATCACCCTCTGCTGTCAAAT GGATTGAAGAGATAGAAAAACAACATAACAATCAAGGTAATCAATCTTCTGTGAACAATAGTCTTAAAGATGCAAATATAATGGAGCAGACCTATGAAAATGGTTCTCCATCAGTAGAGAAGCAAGTCCATCTTTGTGGAGACAAAATTAAAGATACTATTGATGCTGATGGAGTCAGCGTGGTGAATCCGTCGAAATTAGGCTCTTCAATTGTACAAGAAAGCTCGACGCGGAGTTTGGATGAAATTTCCCCAGAAGCAGCTAGTTTTTGCCAGCTTCAGCTCGTCATGGAATGG TTGGATTTCAGAACAAGGCTGAGCATAAGGGATGGTTTGTACCGTTTGGCTCAGGGTGCCGAACAGAGGCATGACCATGTAAATCTATGTTATAGTTCCGGAGATGGAAAAACTTCCAGTGGATTACTCATCGCTGAAGAAACGAATAA GGGCACCAGATTTCCAAATATGGAAGCAGGTTCAAATCCTATTGATCGTTCAATAGCACACTTGTTGTTTCACCGTCCATCAAATTCATGCGCAATACCTGCTCACGACTAG
- the LOC140984610 gene encoding uncharacterized protein isoform X2 yields MSGFGISEFEDSLWDEFFQFDQMVPNDGLECSNDHFPWHDNLRYTLCEVNCNSSHSENGSVSRCAHLGRKQGGCSSLHDKCSSMSDTDSWSCKRSAMFPFSSESDLMDESSSVAFDDTRSSCCDFKINSADSQGGNFPENVTYLADRRTPVDNQSETTHQESSFDSFENIDSADFFSGVCPDVQSFEDVEMLFRSPDSAFGVGVDKDELSWLSPDNDEGGFGFEFSCAKSSMDANMSVDRDSLKSYLADDPVMSSAPIKFGDSSCTLGKSDSNIPFVIVPAIVADSKDGFIPRHERVGINDTLHPSISTNSRSKTNSGGAIDEPKKQYKPLNQLKGIRKKHNSGKDSCRNLSNLPIKFIQLHSAATSYEDPSAHLQPQQKQALGLLNRFSSAPLEKSNLPDQTSANQSPSAVKCKGIEEIEKQHNNQGNQSSVNNSLKDANIMEQTYENGSPSVEKQVHLCGDKIKDTIDADGVSVVNPSKLGSSIVQESSTRSLDEISPEAASFCQLQLVMEWLDFRTRLSIRDGLYRLAQGAEQRHDHVNLCYSSGDGKTSSGLLIAEETNKGTRFPNMEAGSNPIDRSIAHLLFHRPSNSCAIPAHD; encoded by the exons ATGTCAGGCTTTGGCATATCTGAG TTCGAAGACTCGCTTTGGGATGAATTTTTTCAGTTTGATCAAATGGTGCCCAATGACGGGTTGGAATGTTCcaatgatcatttcccatggcATGACAACCTGAGATATACTCTGTGTGAGGTAAATTGTAATTCAAGTCATTCCGAGAATGGATCTGTTTCTAGATGCGCCCATCTGGGAAGAAAACAGGGTGGATGTTCAAGTCTGCATGATAAATGCAGTTCTATGTCAGATACAGATTCATGGTCCTGTAAACGAAGTGCCATGTTTCCTTTTTCATCTGAAAGTGACTTGATGGACGAATCATCAAGTGTAGCGTTTGATGATACCAGGTCATCATGCTGTGATTTTAAAATCAATAGTGCAGATTCCCAGGGTGGTAACTTTCCCGAGAATGTGACCTATCTCGCTGACAGGAGAACCCCTGTGGATAACCAATCTGAAACAACTCACCAAGAAAGTAGTTTCGATTCTTTTGAGAACATAGATTCTGCTGATTTCTTCTCTGGTGTTTGTCCCGATGTACAAAGCTTTGAAGATGTTGAGATGCTATTTAG AAGTCCCGATTCAGCATTTGGTGTTGGAGTCGATAAAGATGAGTTGAGTTGGTTATCACCAGATAATGATGAAGGAGGATTTGGATTCGAGTTTTCATGTGCCAAGTCAAGTATGGATGCAAATATGTCAGTAGACAGAGACTCCTTAAAGAGCTATTTGGCCGATGATCCTGTCATGTCAAGTGCACCCATTAAGTTCGGAGACAGTTCTTGTACGTTGGGGAAATCCGATTCCAATATTCCTTTTGTCATTGTACCTGCTATAGTTGCTGATAGCAAGGATGGATTCATCCCTAGACATGAG AGGGTAGGAATCAACGATACACTCCATCCAAGCATTTCGACTAACAGTCGTTCCAAAACCAACAGTGGTGGAGCG ATTGATGAACCTAAAAAGCAGTACAAGCCACTGAACCAGCTGAAGGGCATTAGAAAAAAACATAATTCTGGTAAAGATAGTTGCAGAAATCTGAGTAACCTTCCAATTAAATTCATTCAACTTCATTCTGCGGCCACTTCTTATGAGGATCCATCCGCACACTTGCAACCGCAACAGAAGCAAGCTCTGGGTTTATTGAATCGATTCTCTAGTGCGCCATTAGAGAAAAGTAATTTACCAGATCAGACTTCAGCAAATCAATCACCCTCTGCTGTCAAATGTAAGG GGATTGAAGAGATAGAAAAACAACATAACAATCAAGGTAATCAATCTTCTGTGAACAATAGTCTTAAAGATGCAAATATAATGGAGCAGACCTATGAAAATGGTTCTCCATCAGTAGAGAAGCAAGTCCATCTTTGTGGAGACAAAATTAAAGATACTATTGATGCTGATGGAGTCAGCGTGGTGAATCCGTCGAAATTAGGCTCTTCAATTGTACAAGAAAGCTCGACGCGGAGTTTGGATGAAATTTCCCCAGAAGCAGCTAGTTTTTGCCAGCTTCAGCTCGTCATGGAATGG TTGGATTTCAGAACAAGGCTGAGCATAAGGGATGGTTTGTACCGTTTGGCTCAGGGTGCCGAACAGAGGCATGACCATGTAAATCTATGTTATAGTTCCGGAGATGGAAAAACTTCCAGTGGATTACTCATCGCTGAAGAAACGAATAA GGGCACCAGATTTCCAAATATGGAAGCAGGTTCAAATCCTATTGATCGTTCAATAGCACACTTGTTGTTTCACCGTCCATCAAATTCATGCGCAATACCTGCTCACGACTAG